Part of the Candidatus Methylomirabilota bacterium genome is shown below.
CGGCGTCAATCCCGCGCTCATGGACAGCCTGCTCGACCGGATCCTCGACCTGCAGCGCCGGGGCGTCACCTTCCTGATCATCGAGCACAACATGGATCTCGTCATGTCGGTCTGCCATCCGATCCTGGTGATGGCCCAGGGCCGGCTGATCTACCAGGGAGACGCGGCCGGAGTGCGGTCCGAGCCGCGGGTCCTGGACGCGTACCTGGGCGATGTGCCGGCGGCCGTCGAGTGAGCCCAGTGAGCGAGCGGGTGGAGTCGCGGCTGGACGTGCGGGGTCTGGTCGCCGGATACGTGGCCGATCTGCCCATCGTGCGCGGCGTGTCCCTGGAGGTCGGGGCCGGCGAGATCGTGACGGTGATCGGACCGAACGGCGCCGGGAAGTCCACCCTGCTCAAGGCGATCGCGGGATCGGTCCGGGTGAGCGCGGGCGCCGTGTACCTGGCCGGCAGGGACATCACCGGTCTTCCCACCCACGCCCTGGCGCGGGCCGGGGTGGCCTACGTTCCCCAGACCGGAAACATCTTCACGACACTGACGGTGCACGAGAACCTGCTGGCGGGCGGCCACACGATCGGGCGCGAGCTCTCGGGGCGGATCGAGCGGGCCTACGCGGCGTTCCCGGACCTGGCGGCGCGCCGCACAGCCCGGGGCCGGGTCCTCTCGGGCGGCCAGCGCCAGATGCTGGCCATCGCCCGGGCGCTTCTGATCGAGCCGGCGGTGATGCTGCTCGACGAGGCGACGGCCGGGCTCGCCCCCCGGGTCGCCGCCGACCTGTTCGCGCGCCTGCGCCGGCTCGCCGGCCAGGGGGTGGCGATCCTGATGGTCGAGCAGAACGCCCGGGCCGCCCTGCGGGCCTCCGACCGGGGCTACCTGCTCAGCGAGGGCGCGACCCGCCTCAGCGGCCCGGCCGCCGATCTCCTGGCGGATCCCGCGGTCGGCGAGATCTACCTCGGCGGCCGCCGGCGCATGGCGTGATCCTCCAGCTCCTGGCCGACGGTGTGCTCTCCGGGGCCATCATCGCGCTCGGCGCGATCGGCATGGCGCTGGCGATGAAGATCCTCGGGTTCGCCAATTTCTCGCACTCGGAGCTGGTGACGTGGGGCGCGTACCTGGCCTTGATCCTCGTCCTGATCGGGCCGGGGGGAGCGCCGATCGGGCCCTTCTCGTTCGGCTGGACGGTGGTCGGCGGCCTCGTCCTGGCCGGGATCCTGACGGCGGCGCTGGCGGTCTCGGTGGACGCGCTGGTGTTCCGCCCGCTCCGGCGCCGGGGCGCGGTGCCGGTGACCATCATCTTCGCCTCGTTCGGCGCCGCGCTGGTCCTCCGCAACGGTCTGCTCCTCTGGTGGGGCCCGCAGGCGCACTACTACACGCGGGAGCTCCAGATGGCCGTCCAGGTTCTCCCGGGTGTGCGGATCATGCCGGACCAGGTCTTCGTCCTCGGGCTTTCCCTCGCGCTGGTGGCCGCGCTTCACCTCTTCCTCACCTACACGCGCTTCGGCATCGCGATGCGGGCGGTGGCGGAGAGCCCCACCCTGGCCCGCGTGAGCGGCATCGAGGTGGAGCGCGTCATCCGCTGGACC
Proteins encoded:
- a CDS encoding ABC transporter ATP-binding protein; its protein translation is GVNPALMDSLLDRILDLQRRGVTFLIIEHNMDLVMSVCHPILVMAQGRLIYQGDAAGVRSEPRVLDAYLGDVPAAVE
- a CDS encoding ABC transporter ATP-binding protein, whose protein sequence is MSERVESRLDVRGLVAGYVADLPIVRGVSLEVGAGEIVTVIGPNGAGKSTLLKAIAGSVRVSAGAVYLAGRDITGLPTHALARAGVAYVPQTGNIFTTLTVHENLLAGGHTIGRELSGRIERAYAAFPDLAARRTARGRVLSGGQRQMLAIARALLIEPAVMLLDEATAGLAPRVAADLFARLRRLAGQGVAILMVEQNARAALRASDRGYLLSEGATRLSGPAADLLADPAVGEIYLGGRRRMA
- a CDS encoding branched-chain amino acid ABC transporter permease, yielding MILQLLADGVLSGAIIALGAIGMALAMKILGFANFSHSELVTWGAYLALILVLIGPGGAPIGPFSFGWTVVGGLVLAGILTAALAVSVDALVFRPLRRRGAVPVTIIFASFGAALVLRNGLLLWWGPQAHYYTRELQMAVQVLPGVRIMPDQVFVLGLSLALVAALHLFLTYTRFGIAMRAVAESPTLARVSGIEVERVIRWTWVISGGLAAVGGVFFGLTVQIRPEMGFNLLLPIFAAAILGGLGSLWGSVLGGLIIGLAESLSVLVAAPGYKPAAPFVFLMLILFLRPTGLFGEEQA